CTTATCCTACCAGATAAACAGCGGTTGGTGTTTAACATGAAGTACTATGACGACATGAAATATGAAGAAATTTCTGCCGTGTTAGGTACAAGCGTAGGCGCTTTAAAGGCATCTTTTCATATTGCCGTGAAGAAAATTGAAGAATATATGCTAAAAGATGACATTACCTTTTAAACCTTTTGCCTTTTAAAGTATCAATATAGCTGTGATGGATAATAATTTTGAAAATAAGTTGTGGGAGAAAAAACTGGGAGATGGATTTGCGGTACCTGAGCACTATTTTGAGGGCTTAAATGAAGCGATCTTTACCAGGTTGAGTGTGGAAAAACTTAAAGAAGTTGCACCTGAAAGCGGCTTTAGCGTTCCTGATGGATATTTTGATACGCTTAGCACCAGGGTTTTATCTGCGGTAGAAGATGAACAATTATCTATAGTTTCATTATCTGTACAAAAAGAAGCTAAAATTATTGGATTTTGGAAGTCTGATTTATTGAAGTATGCTTCTGTAGCATGTTTGGTAATGATAAGTGCTTTTGGTTTTTATTTCTATGATCATGAAGAGCTGGTTAAAAAACCGATGGCTAGCAATATGGCTACGGAGCAGTCACTTTACGACATGGATGAGCAGGAAATTATTGACCACGTTACCACGACAGATAAAGATATAGTGACCACTACTTCTGCAACGGATAAGGAAATTGAGAATTATATTTTAAACAATTACTCTCAAAATGACATTACCAGGAACTTATAAAATTAGATGATGAAGAACTTATTTATATTAATTGTACTCTTTTGCAGTCCTTATCTTGCAACGGCCCAAATGCCGGAAATTGAATCTTACAAAATAGCTTATTTAACACAGAAGCTTGAATTGAGCACTGAAGAAGCCCGCATATTCTGGCCTATTTACAATGGCTTTCAGAAAGAACAAAGCGCTTTAAGGGATGAACGAAGACAGAAGATGATTAGCTTTAGAAAAATAACAGAAATTGACGAGCTTTCTGATATTGAAATACAGACACTAATTGCAAATGAACTGAGCTTTAAGCAACGGGATTTAAACCTTGAACGTAAGTATTATGCCCAACTTAAAGCCAACTTACCTATAAAGATTATAGGAAAATATTACAGGGCCCAGGAAACTTTTAAAAAGGAACTGCTAAACAGATACCGCAGACAGCCAAACTAACCCATTTTCTGCCTCTTGATCATGTAGTTTTGTAAAACCTGCGAAAACCCCTGGTTAATATCTGCATCTACCAGATCTATCTTATATTGAGCACACTTCAAGGCTATCTTTTGCCTGTAAAGCGTAATGGTTTCCAGGTAATCTTTTCTAACACTGCCAGGCTGTGTCTTTAACACAGCGCCGGTTTCCAGATCAACAAATTCATAAGGCCTGTTTTCAAAATCAAAGTTGACCTCTTTGGCCTTATCGGTAACATTAAAGATGACCACTTCATGTTTATTGAATTTAAGATGTTGTAATGCGGCAAAAAGCGCTGTAATCTTATCTTCATGATGCACACTGTTCATAAGATCGCTAAATATCACGATCATGGAACGTTGATGAATAAGCTCTGCTATTTGATGTAAAGCTTGCTCCAGATTGGTTTGCACATTTCTGCTTGGAGACTTCATAATCTCTTCTAAATGTGTATAAATGTACTTTTGATGGGTGGTAGTAGACCTGGCTGCAGTATTTACTACTAAATGATCCGTAAACAGGCTTAAACCAAAGGCATCCCGTTGTTTCTTTAGCAAATAGATTAATACGGCCACAGACTGAACAGAGAACTGTAGTTTGTTATACTGCTGCTCTGGAAAATACATGGAAGAAGAAACATCTATCACAAACTGACAACGCAAATTGGTTTCTTCTTCATAGCGCTTGCTGTACAGTTTATCTGTTTTGGCATACAGCTTCCAATCTATATTTTTAA
The Pedobacter sp. MC2016-14 DNA segment above includes these coding regions:
- a CDS encoding DUF58 domain-containing protein → MMHAVPPLDHSQYQEIPGNLELLARQVVEGFITGLHKSPFHGFSVEFAEHRAFNTGDNIKNIDWKLYAKTDKLYSKRYEEETNLRCQFVIDVSSSMYFPEQQYNKLQFSVQSVAVLIYLLKKQRDAFGLSLFTDHLVVNTAARSTTTHQKYIYTHLEEIMKSPSRNVQTNLEQALHQIAELIHQRSMIVIFSDLMNSVHHEDKITALFAALQHLKFNKHEVVIFNVTDKAKEVNFDFENRPYEFVDLETGAVLKTQPGSVRKDYLETITLYRQKIALKCAQYKIDLVDADINQGFSQVLQNYMIKRQKMG